From a single Streptomyces sp. 1331.2 genomic region:
- a CDS encoding nucleoside deaminase, with the protein MQSASTTQPVLYVPPLPAPVRPDPVRDRWSAPMRLAMAEAALAPATGDVPVGALVLGPDGEVIGRGHNEREAVGDPTAHAEVVAIRQAAENLRGAARSASAKGGGGRREGEWRLSGCTLVVTLEPCTMCAGAIVLSRIDRVVYGALDEKAGAAGSLFDVMRDRRLNHRPEVIWGVLAEECGEQLRAFFDTHR; encoded by the coding sequence ATGCAGTCCGCATCCACCACGCAGCCCGTCCTGTACGTCCCGCCGCTGCCCGCCCCCGTCCGCCCCGACCCGGTCCGCGACCGCTGGTCGGCGCCGATGCGCCTCGCCATGGCCGAGGCCGCCCTGGCGCCGGCCACCGGGGACGTCCCGGTCGGAGCGCTGGTCCTGGGCCCCGACGGCGAGGTGATCGGACGCGGCCACAACGAGCGCGAGGCGGTCGGCGACCCGACCGCGCACGCCGAGGTGGTCGCGATCCGGCAGGCCGCCGAGAATTTGAGAGGTGCCGCGCGCAGCGCGTCGGCCAAGGGTGGCGGTGGGCGACGGGAGGGCGAGTGGCGGCTCTCCGGCTGCACGCTGGTCGTCACGCTGGAGCCCTGCACGATGTGCGCCGGCGCCATCGTGCTCTCCCGGATCGACCGGGTGGTCTACGGCGCCCTCGACGAGAAGGCCGGCGCGGCCGGCTCGCTCTTCGACGTGATGCGCGACCGCCGGCTCAACCACCGTCCCGAGGTGATCTGGGGCGTCCTCGCCGAGGAGTGCGGCGAACAGCTGCGGGCCTTCTTCGACACCCACCGCTGA
- a CDS encoding tRNA adenosine deaminase-associated protein: MILGVSLVAYFAAVLARTEDGWDVSETELDDVETLADLADLARDSTQDDDSVLIFIEQEDAWFAIVRVDGEDDPRIFVSDGAAAARSSYGSVLTDELVDQAGESEFGDLDHLLEDSEEAEEQDEEDADGHGGVPVGPLGDSHLLTEFGLASDALLALSGEGAVPGDALEEIAEALGCGEVLEAVR; the protein is encoded by the coding sequence ATGATCTTGGGAGTGTCCCTGGTGGCGTACTTCGCTGCAGTGCTTGCTCGCACCGAGGACGGGTGGGATGTGAGCGAGACGGAGCTCGACGACGTCGAAACCCTGGCCGATCTGGCCGACCTGGCCCGCGACTCCACCCAGGACGACGACAGCGTCCTGATCTTCATCGAACAGGAGGACGCCTGGTTCGCCATCGTCCGCGTGGACGGTGAGGACGACCCGCGCATCTTCGTGTCGGACGGTGCCGCGGCCGCCCGCAGCTCCTACGGCTCCGTCCTCACCGACGAGCTGGTCGACCAGGCCGGCGAGAGCGAGTTCGGCGACCTCGACCACCTGCTGGAGGACAGCGAGGAGGCCGAGGAGCAGGACGAGGAGGACGCCGACGGCCACGGCGGCGTCCCGGTCGGCCCGCTCGGCGACTCCCACCTGCTCACCGAGTTCGGCCTGGCCTCCGACGCCCTGCTCGCCCTCAGCGGCGAGGGCGCGGTGCCGGGCGACGCCCTGGAGGAGATCGCCGAGGCCCTGGGCTGCGGCGAGGTCCTGGAGGCCGTCCGGTAG
- the upp gene encoding uracil phosphoribosyltransferase translates to MRLHVVDHPLVAHKLSTLRDERTDSPTFRRLTDELVTLLAYEATRDVRTDEVEITTPVAVTLGTRLSYPRPLVVPILRAGLGMLDGMTRLLPTAEVGFLGMVRNEETLEASTYATRMPDDLSGRQVYVLDPMLATGGTLVAAIRMLIERGATDVTAVVLLAAPEGVEVMHRELAGLPVTVVTAALDERLNENGYIVPGLGDAGDRLYGTAG, encoded by the coding sequence ATGCGTCTCCACGTCGTCGACCACCCCCTGGTCGCCCACAAGCTCTCCACCCTGCGCGACGAGCGCACCGACTCGCCGACCTTCCGTCGCCTGACCGACGAGCTGGTGACCCTCCTCGCCTACGAGGCCACCCGGGACGTCCGCACCGACGAGGTGGAGATCACCACGCCCGTGGCGGTCACGCTCGGTACCCGGCTCAGCTACCCGCGCCCGCTGGTGGTGCCGATCCTGCGGGCCGGGCTCGGCATGCTGGACGGGATGACCCGCCTGCTGCCGACCGCCGAGGTCGGCTTCCTCGGGATGGTGCGCAACGAGGAGACCCTGGAGGCCTCCACGTACGCCACCCGGATGCCGGACGACCTCTCCGGCCGCCAGGTCTACGTGCTCGACCCGATGCTGGCCACCGGCGGCACGCTGGTCGCCGCGATCAGGATGCTGATCGAGCGCGGTGCCACCGACGTCACCGCCGTGGTGCTGCTGGCCGCCCCCGAGGGCGTCGAGGTGATGCACCGGGAGCTGGCGGGCCTGCCGGTCACCGTGGTCACCGCCGCCCTGGACGAGCGGCTCAACGAGAACGGCTACATCGTCCCCGGCCTCGGCGACGCCGGTGACCGGCTGTACGGGACCGCGGGCTGA
- a CDS encoding LytR C-terminal domain-containing protein — MSMLTPQGLKGKQYRITGNSYPRLGRPPKRSRKVIAALAGLLALALVALGGVQLYDIFTGRNKNASAQACAAPSGKPLAAPTGGATPGAPGAPAASGAPAAAQGDPHAIPQPATITVNVYNATTKAGLAGRTAEELKKRGFTIGKVGNAPAELDKKVPGTAQVIAGPAGAGAGTLVGSQIAGAAVTADARTDASVDFVIGDSYNALLDETQAAAALALATKPSPTPTAPGSC, encoded by the coding sequence ATGAGCATGTTGACTCCCCAAGGCCTCAAGGGGAAGCAGTACCGCATCACCGGCAACTCCTACCCGCGCCTGGGCCGGCCCCCGAAGCGGAGCCGCAAGGTGATCGCCGCGCTCGCCGGTCTGCTCGCCCTGGCCCTGGTCGCCCTCGGCGGCGTGCAGCTGTACGACATCTTCACGGGCCGGAACAAGAACGCCTCCGCCCAGGCCTGCGCGGCCCCGTCCGGCAAGCCGCTGGCCGCCCCGACCGGCGGCGCCACCCCGGGCGCCCCGGGCGCCCCGGCCGCCTCCGGCGCACCCGCCGCCGCCCAGGGCGACCCGCACGCCATCCCTCAGCCCGCCACGATCACCGTGAACGTCTACAACGCCACCACCAAGGCCGGCCTGGCCGGGCGGACCGCCGAGGAGCTGAAGAAGCGCGGCTTCACCATCGGCAAGGTCGGCAACGCCCCGGCCGAACTGGACAAGAAGGTGCCCGGCACCGCCCAGGTGATCGCCGGCCCGGCGGGCGCCGGGGCCGGCACCCTGGTCGGCTCGCAGATCGCCGGGGCCGCCGTCACCGCCGACGCCCGCACCGACGCCAGCGTGGACTTCGTGATCGGCGACAGCTACAACGCCCTGCTGGACGAGACCCAGGCGGCCGCCGCCCTCGCCCTGGCCACCAAGCCCTCCCCCACCCCGACCGCCCCCGGCAGCTGCTGA
- a CDS encoding type II toxin-antitoxin system VapB family antitoxin, whose protein sequence is MIFKRIGNGRPYPDHGRTSTRQWADVAPRPVRLDQLVTTKGQLDLETLLAEDSTFYGDLFAHVVKWHGDLYLEDGLHRAVRAALQQRQVLHARVLEME, encoded by the coding sequence GTGATCTTCAAGCGCATCGGCAATGGGCGGCCGTACCCGGATCACGGCCGGACGAGCACCCGACAGTGGGCTGACGTCGCCCCGCGTCCGGTGCGGCTCGACCAGCTGGTGACCACCAAGGGCCAACTCGACCTCGAAACCCTGCTGGCCGAGGACTCGACCTTCTACGGGGACCTCTTCGCCCACGTGGTGAAGTGGCACGGCGACCTCTACCTGGAGGACGGCCTGCACCGGGCCGTCCGGGCCGCGCTGCAGCAGCGCCAGGTGCTGCACGCCCGCGTCCTCGAAATGGAGTGA
- a CDS encoding helicase HerA-like domain-containing protein gives MSSAPTPAAVREIADGYAFTGPALDLGAVLLDGTAYPDAPVRIPLGVLNRHGLVAGATGTGKTKTLQLIAEQLSGQGVPVFLADIKGDVSGVAAPGVPSERTGARAAEVGQQWAPQGCPAEFYALGGQGAGIPIRATVTSFGPLLLAKVLDLNETQESSLSLVFHYADSKGLELYDLKDLTAVIAFLASPEGKEELRTIGGLSAATAGVILRALTVLENEGAGAFFGEPEFDTAELLRTTPDGRGVVSVLELPAVQDRPRLFSTFLMWLLADLYQELPEVGDPDKPKLVFFFDEAHLLFKGASKAFLEAITQTVRLIRSKGVGIFFVTQTPRDVPSDVLAQLGNRVQHALRAFTPDDAKALKATVSTFPRSSYDLGAVLTSLGTGEAVVTVLSEKGAPTPVAATRLRAPQSLMGPVGDGELRAAVDASPLTARYRDAIDRESAYEKLAARAPRPEAASAEPEQSGPETREAPRQKEGVGGLLGSLLGNPTVKSFARSAGRQLGQEISRSLFGTSKRRR, from the coding sequence ATGTCCTCCGCCCCCACCCCTGCGGCCGTCCGGGAGATCGCCGACGGGTACGCCTTCACCGGGCCCGCCCTCGACCTCGGCGCGGTGCTGCTCGACGGCACCGCGTACCCGGACGCCCCGGTGCGCATCCCGCTGGGCGTGCTGAACCGGCACGGCCTGGTCGCCGGGGCCACCGGCACCGGCAAGACCAAGACCCTCCAGCTGATCGCCGAACAGCTCTCCGGGCAGGGCGTGCCCGTGTTCCTGGCCGACATCAAGGGGGACGTCTCCGGCGTCGCCGCGCCCGGCGTGCCGAGCGAGCGCACCGGCGCCCGGGCCGCCGAGGTGGGGCAGCAGTGGGCGCCGCAGGGCTGCCCGGCCGAGTTCTACGCGCTCGGCGGGCAGGGCGCAGGCATCCCGATCCGGGCCACCGTCACCAGCTTCGGGCCGCTGCTGCTGGCCAAGGTGCTCGACCTGAACGAGACCCAGGAGTCCTCGCTCAGCCTGGTGTTCCACTACGCCGACAGCAAGGGCCTGGAGCTCTACGACCTCAAGGACCTCACCGCGGTGATCGCCTTCCTCGCCTCGCCCGAGGGCAAGGAGGAGCTGCGGACCATCGGCGGCCTCTCGGCGGCCACCGCCGGGGTCATCCTGCGGGCGCTCACCGTGCTGGAGAACGAGGGCGCCGGGGCGTTCTTCGGCGAGCCCGAGTTCGACACCGCCGAACTGCTGCGGACCACCCCGGACGGCCGGGGCGTGGTCTCGGTGCTGGAGCTGCCCGCCGTCCAGGACCGGCCGCGGCTGTTCTCCACCTTCCTGATGTGGCTGCTCGCCGACCTCTACCAGGAGCTGCCCGAGGTCGGCGACCCCGACAAGCCCAAGCTGGTGTTCTTCTTCGACGAGGCGCACCTGCTGTTCAAGGGCGCCTCCAAGGCCTTCCTGGAGGCGATCACCCAGACCGTGCGGCTGATCCGGTCCAAGGGTGTCGGCATCTTCTTCGTGACCCAGACCCCGCGGGACGTCCCGTCCGACGTGCTGGCGCAGTTGGGCAACCGGGTGCAGCACGCGCTGCGGGCCTTCACCCCGGACGACGCCAAGGCGCTCAAGGCCACCGTCTCCACCTTCCCGCGCTCCTCGTACGACCTCGGCGCGGTGCTGACCTCGCTCGGCACCGGGGAGGCGGTGGTGACCGTCCTGTCCGAGAAGGGTGCGCCGACGCCCGTCGCGGCGACCAGGCTGCGGGCGCCGCAGTCGCTGATGGGGCCGGTCGGGGACGGGGAGCTGCGGGCGGCCGTGGACGCCTCGCCGCTGACGGCGCGCTACCGGGACGCGATCGACCGCGAGTCGGCGTACGAGAAGCTCGCCGCGCGGGCGCCCCGGCCGGAGGCGGCGTCGGCGGAGCCCGAGCAGTCCGGACCCGAGACGCGTGAGGCTCCGCGCCAGAAGGAGGGCGTGGGCGGGCTGCTCGGATCGCTGCTGGGCAATCCGACGGTGAAGTCCTTCGCGCGCTCGGCCGGGCGGCAGCTCGGGCAGGAGATCTCGCGCAGCCTGTTCGGGACGTCCAAGCGGCGGCGGTGA
- a CDS encoding rhomboid family intramembrane serine protease, whose product MASNDRSRATTPLDPAQMIADARRALFTMVGVLAVVWLIQLVNWMDDYDLGRRFGVVAQDPSRLPNIVTAPFLHWNWAHLEANSGPLFVFGFLAAYRGVKKFLGLTLLVALTSELTAWVFDPPNTVGAGASGVVFGYFGYVVLRGVFDRNLVDTLIGVVLGASFAYMVTSALPGVAPGISWAAHLGGLVGGLAGAWIFRNRTPRTSRAKTATAAAAPGPTTTAATAPDSPNAALLKELDDLGL is encoded by the coding sequence ATGGCCTCGAACGACCGCAGCCGGGCGACGACCCCGCTCGACCCCGCCCAGATGATCGCCGACGCCCGCCGGGCGCTGTTCACCATGGTCGGGGTGCTGGCCGTGGTCTGGCTGATCCAACTGGTGAACTGGATGGACGACTACGACCTCGGCCGGCGCTTCGGCGTCGTCGCCCAGGATCCGAGCCGGCTGCCGAACATCGTCACCGCGCCCTTCCTGCACTGGAACTGGGCCCACCTGGAGGCCAACTCCGGCCCGCTGTTCGTCTTCGGCTTCCTGGCGGCCTACCGCGGGGTGAAGAAGTTCCTCGGCCTCACCCTGCTGGTGGCGCTGACCAGCGAGCTGACCGCCTGGGTCTTCGACCCGCCGAACACGGTCGGCGCCGGGGCCAGCGGCGTGGTGTTCGGCTACTTCGGCTACGTGGTGCTGCGCGGGGTCTTCGACCGCAACCTGGTGGACACCCTGATCGGCGTCGTCCTCGGCGCCTCCTTCGCCTACATGGTCACCAGCGCCCTGCCCGGCGTCGCCCCGGGCATCAGCTGGGCCGCCCACCTCGGCGGTCTGGTCGGCGGCCTGGCCGGCGCCTGGATCTTCCGCAACCGGACCCCGCGCACTTCGCGCGCCAAGACCGCCACGGCCGCGGCGGCCCCCGGACCCACCACCACCGCCGCCACCGCCCCGGACAGCCCCAACGCCGCCCTGCTCAAGGAGCTCGACGACCTCGGCCTCTGA
- a CDS encoding YbhB/YbcL family Raf kinase inhibitor-like protein has translation MTVRPPLPYEFLPPVPSFELTSQDITEGGTLAREFIHAGGNLSPQLSWSGLPEGTRGIAVTCYDPDAPTGSGWWHWLALNLPADTAELPRGAGSSDEDLPGAASFHGRNDFPGNRYDGAAPPPGAPHRYVFAVHALDVEKLDVSADTPPAQVGFHLTFHTLGRALLTAEYGV, from the coding sequence ATGACCGTTCGCCCGCCGCTGCCGTACGAGTTCCTGCCGCCGGTGCCGTCCTTCGAGCTGACCAGTCAGGACATCACCGAAGGCGGCACGCTGGCCCGGGAGTTCATCCACGCCGGCGGCAACCTCTCGCCGCAGCTGTCCTGGTCGGGCCTGCCGGAGGGCACCCGCGGAATCGCCGTCACCTGCTACGACCCGGACGCGCCCACCGGCTCCGGCTGGTGGCACTGGCTCGCCCTGAACCTCCCCGCCGACACCGCCGAACTGCCGCGCGGCGCCGGATCCTCGGACGAGGACCTGCCGGGCGCGGCCTCCTTCCACGGGCGCAACGACTTCCCGGGCAACCGCTACGACGGTGCCGCCCCGCCGCCCGGTGCCCCGCACCGCTACGTCTTCGCCGTGCACGCCCTGGACGTGGAGAAGCTGGACGTCAGCGCCGACACCCCGCCGGCGCAGGTGGGCTTCCACCTCACCTTCCACACCCTCGGTCGGGCGCTGCTGACCGCGGAGTACGGGGTCTGA
- a CDS encoding helix-turn-helix transcriptional regulator, protein MTDTPARLLNLLSLLQTPREWPGSELAERLGVSPRTIRRDIDRLRDLGYPVQATMGVVGGYRLVAGTAMPPLLLDDEEAVAIAVGLRAAAGHAVVGIEEASVRALGKLLQVLPSRLRHRVGTLNTATVPLLTGDGPTVDPEELTLLAGAVTNHERLRFAYRARDGAETRRNVEPERLVSTGRRWYLIGYDLDREDWRLFRVDRLSEPFATGARFTPRPLPAEDAAGFVASRLRRRSQVHTMVATVHRSAAEVDGRMPWTRDFEIEPIDDHRCRLRSRADSLKWLAAGLLMLDCEFEVHEPPELRAHLRTLAERAARAAERSG, encoded by the coding sequence ATGACCGACACCCCGGCACGGCTGCTGAACCTGCTGTCCCTGCTGCAGACCCCGCGCGAGTGGCCCGGCAGCGAACTCGCCGAACGGCTCGGCGTCAGCCCCCGCACCATCCGGCGCGACATCGACCGGCTGCGCGACCTCGGCTACCCGGTGCAGGCCACCATGGGCGTGGTCGGCGGCTACCGCCTGGTCGCGGGCACCGCGATGCCGCCGCTGCTGCTGGACGACGAGGAGGCGGTGGCCATCGCGGTCGGGCTGCGGGCCGCGGCCGGGCACGCGGTGGTCGGCATCGAGGAGGCCTCGGTACGGGCGCTCGGCAAACTGCTCCAGGTGCTGCCGAGCCGGCTGCGGCACCGGGTCGGGACGCTCAACACCGCCACCGTGCCGCTGCTCACCGGGGACGGCCCGACCGTCGACCCTGAAGAGCTCACCCTGCTCGCGGGCGCCGTCACCAACCACGAACGCCTGCGCTTCGCCTACCGCGCCCGCGACGGCGCCGAGACCCGGCGCAACGTCGAGCCCGAACGCCTGGTCTCCACCGGACGCCGCTGGTACCTGATCGGCTACGACCTGGACCGCGAGGACTGGCGGCTCTTCCGGGTCGACCGGCTGAGCGAACCCTTCGCCACCGGAGCCCGCTTCACCCCGCGCCCGCTCCCCGCCGAGGACGCCGCCGGGTTCGTCGCGAGCAGACTGCGCCGCCGGTCGCAGGTCCACACCATGGTGGCCACCGTCCACCGCTCCGCCGCCGAGGTCGACGGCCGGATGCCCTGGACCAGGGACTTCGAGATCGAGCCGATCGACGACCACCGCTGCCGCCTGCGCTCCCGGGCGGACTCCCTGAAGTGGCTGGCGGCCGGACTGCTCATGCTGGACTGCGAGTTCGAGGTGCACGAGCCCCCGGAGCTGCGCGCACACCTGCGCACCCTCGCCGAACGCGCCGCCCGGGCAGCCGAACGGTCGGGCTGA
- a CDS encoding MFS transporter, producing the protein MGAATADRRRWIALAIVMVASFMDLVDVTIVNIAIPSIQADTGASFSAVQWVTGGYALAFAIGLITGGRLGDIYGRKRLFLIGIGGFTAASALCGLASGPEMLVATRLLQGGTAALMVPQVLSIIHATFPAEERGKVFGMFGAVVGLGAVSGPMIGALLTEWDLFGLAWRPIFLINLPVGIAGLLLGRRFIDESKADHALKLDLVGVALASLGLLMLIYPLTHGREAGWPLWGYLSMAGSLPVFALFVVYEKVKTRRDGSPLVELALFRVKSFAAGICVQLAFGVALGIFFLVWTLYMQIGLGWSPLKAGATGIPFSIAVSMAAGLSVQKLVPRFGRKVLQAGALVMAAGVLTYIWEADRYGTAITPWQMALPLVVMGLGMGLIVAPITDAVLAEVPREHAGSASGLINTVQQVGNALGLGLVSVAFFGAMDDVVAPEAVGTAFGGAFVHALWWVVGVLVAVFLLMLALPKRRGAVGAGGSDGAVAEGSAVEGAAVARESALV; encoded by the coding sequence ATGGGCGCGGCGACAGCCGACCGGCGGAGGTGGATCGCGCTGGCGATCGTGATGGTGGCCTCCTTCATGGACCTGGTGGACGTCACCATCGTCAACATCGCCATCCCCAGCATCCAGGCGGACACCGGCGCCTCCTTCAGCGCCGTGCAGTGGGTCACCGGCGGCTACGCCCTGGCCTTCGCGATCGGCCTGATCACCGGCGGGCGGCTGGGCGACATCTACGGCCGCAAGCGGCTGTTCCTGATCGGGATCGGCGGCTTCACGGCGGCCTCCGCGCTCTGCGGGCTGGCCTCCGGCCCGGAGATGCTGGTCGCGACGCGGCTGCTGCAGGGCGGGACGGCGGCGCTGATGGTGCCGCAGGTGCTGTCGATCATCCACGCGACCTTCCCGGCGGAGGAGCGGGGCAAGGTGTTCGGCATGTTCGGCGCGGTGGTCGGGCTGGGCGCCGTCTCCGGTCCGATGATCGGGGCGCTGCTCACCGAGTGGGACCTGTTCGGCCTGGCCTGGCGGCCGATCTTCCTGATCAACCTGCCGGTCGGCATCGCCGGCCTGCTGCTCGGACGCCGCTTCATCGACGAGTCCAAGGCCGACCACGCGCTGAAGCTCGACCTGGTCGGCGTGGCCCTCGCCAGCCTCGGCCTGCTGATGCTGATCTACCCGCTGACGCACGGACGCGAGGCCGGCTGGCCGCTCTGGGGGTACCTGTCGATGGCCGGCAGCCTGCCGGTGTTCGCGCTCTTCGTCGTGTACGAGAAGGTCAAGACGCGGCGGGACGGCTCGCCGCTGGTGGAACTGGCGCTGTTCCGGGTGAAGTCCTTCGCGGCCGGGATCTGCGTGCAGCTGGCCTTCGGCGTCGCGCTCGGCATCTTCTTCCTGGTCTGGACCCTCTACATGCAGATCGGCCTGGGCTGGAGCCCGCTCAAGGCCGGTGCGACCGGCATCCCGTTCTCGATCGCGGTCTCCATGGCGGCGGGGCTGTCGGTGCAGAAGCTGGTGCCGCGGTTCGGGCGGAAGGTGCTGCAGGCGGGCGCCCTGGTGATGGCGGCCGGCGTGCTCACCTACATCTGGGAGGCGGACCGGTACGGGACGGCGATCACGCCTTGGCAGATGGCGCTGCCGCTGGTGGTGATGGGCCTCGGCATGGGGCTGATCGTCGCGCCGATCACGGACGCGGTGCTGGCGGAGGTGCCGCGTGAGCACGCGGGTTCGGCGTCCGGGCTGATCAACACCGTTCAGCAGGTCGGGAACGCGCTCGGGCTCGGGCTGGTGTCGGTGGCCTTCTTCGGGGCGATGGACGACGTGGTCGCGCCGGAGGCGGTCGGGACGGCGTTCGGCGGGGCCTTCGTGCACGCGCTGTGGTGGGTGGTGGGGGTGCTGGTGGCGGTGTTCCTGCTGATGCTCGCGCTGCCCAAGCGGCGCGGGGCGGTCGGTGCGGGCGGCTCGGACGGTGCGGTGGCGGAGGGTTCCGCCGTCGAGGGTGCCGCGGTGGCGCGGGAGAGCGCCCTGGTCTGA
- a CDS encoding KTSC domain-containing protein: protein MDRTAVDSSVLRSVGYDPVARRLELEFTGGGVYVYADVPARVHRELLAAPSRGRYFVRRIRGQYAYRRSGAGR, encoded by the coding sequence GTGGACCGTACGGCGGTGGACTCCTCGGTGCTGCGCTCGGTCGGCTACGACCCGGTGGCGCGGCGGTTGGAGCTGGAGTTCACCGGCGGAGGGGTGTACGTCTACGCGGACGTACCCGCCCGGGTGCACCGGGAGTTGCTGGCGGCGCCGAGCCGTGGGCGGTACTTCGTCCGGCGGATCCGCGGGCAGTACGCCTACCGGCGCTCGGGGGCCGGCCGGTAG
- a CDS encoding HhH-GPD-type base excision DNA repair protein, which yields MNVTVRLAQQPEADELLGRSALAALVGMLLDQQVPMEWAFTGPLTIAQRLGRDDLDAHEIATYNPEEFVALLSAKPAVHRYPAAMAKRVQQLCQFLVAQYDGDAAALWKNVRTGKELLSRLNALPGFGKQKSQIFLALLGKQYGVRPEGWREAAGAYGEEGAHRSVADITGPESLILVREFKQEMKRVAKEAKAAAKPRTVGRATTTPAATGAR from the coding sequence ATGAACGTCACCGTTCGGCTCGCACAGCAGCCCGAGGCCGACGAACTGCTCGGACGGAGTGCACTCGCCGCGCTCGTCGGCATGCTGCTCGACCAACAGGTGCCGATGGAGTGGGCGTTCACCGGCCCGCTGACCATCGCGCAGCGCCTCGGCCGGGACGACCTGGACGCCCACGAGATCGCCACCTACAACCCGGAGGAGTTCGTCGCGCTCCTGTCCGCCAAACCCGCCGTCCACCGCTACCCCGCCGCGATGGCCAAACGGGTCCAGCAGCTCTGCCAGTTCCTCGTCGCGCAGTACGACGGCGACGCCGCCGCGCTGTGGAAGAACGTGCGCACCGGCAAGGAACTGCTGAGCCGTCTCAACGCCCTGCCCGGCTTCGGCAAGCAGAAGTCGCAGATCTTCCTCGCCCTGCTCGGCAAGCAGTACGGCGTACGGCCCGAGGGCTGGCGCGAGGCGGCCGGCGCGTACGGCGAGGAGGGCGCGCACCGCTCGGTCGCCGACATCACCGGCCCCGAATCCCTCATCCTGGTAAGGGAGTTCAAGCAGGAGATGAAGCGCGTTGCGAAGGAGGCCAAGGCGGCCGCCAAGCCGCGCACCGTCGGCCGGGCGACGACCACCCCCGCCGCGACCGGCGCACGCTGA